One genomic segment of Desulfofundulus luciae includes these proteins:
- the acsC gene encoding acetyl-CoA decarbonylase/synthase complex subunit gamma, producing MGLTGLEIFKQLPKTNCKDCGHPTCLAFAMAMAAGKAGLDQCPHVSEAAKEALGAASAPPVALVKIGTGEKELTLGNETVLFRHDKRFEHPTGIAITVSDTAGKEEIAARVGQINKLVFDRVGQLHSVNLVAVTNDSGDADKFVAAVKVAAENTAYPLILITEDTAAMEKALEVVGSKKPLLCGATAANYEGMTALAKKYEAPMVVKGADLNGLAELVEKVVALGHKQLILDSGAREVHKVLADQTQIRRQALKRFRPFGYPTITFVTNEDPVQAVADAAVYICKYAGIVVLQTADPADILPLITLRLNIYTDPQKPIAVESKIYEIGNPGPDSPVYITTNFSLTYFCVAGDVEASRVPGYILPVDTDGISVLTGWAAGKFTPEKIAEMLKNSGIAEKVSHRKVIIPGGVAVLSGKLQELSGWEVLVGPRESSGIPSFLKQRWNV from the coding sequence ATGGGTTTAACAGGTTTAGAAATTTTTAAGCAACTGCCCAAGACCAACTGCAAGGACTGCGGTCACCCGACCTGTCTGGCTTTTGCTATGGCCATGGCGGCCGGTAAAGCTGGTCTCGACCAGTGCCCCCACGTAAGTGAAGCAGCAAAGGAAGCCCTGGGCGCTGCTTCCGCTCCGCCAGTGGCCCTGGTAAAGATTGGTACAGGCGAAAAAGAGCTGACGCTGGGTAATGAAACCGTGCTCTTCCGCCACGATAAGCGCTTTGAACATCCCACGGGAATTGCCATCACTGTGAGCGACACCGCCGGCAAAGAAGAAATTGCCGCCCGTGTAGGCCAGATCAACAAGCTGGTCTTTGACCGGGTTGGACAGCTCCACAGTGTAAACCTGGTAGCCGTCACAAATGATTCCGGTGATGCGGACAAGTTTGTCGCGGCAGTGAAGGTGGCGGCTGAAAACACCGCATATCCCCTGATCTTGATTACCGAAGACACGGCGGCTATGGAAAAAGCTCTGGAAGTTGTGGGCAGCAAGAAGCCGCTCCTGTGCGGGGCTACCGCAGCCAACTACGAAGGCATGACTGCGCTGGCCAAGAAGTATGAGGCCCCCATGGTGGTCAAGGGAGCCGACCTCAATGGACTGGCCGAATTAGTGGAAAAAGTAGTTGCCCTGGGTCACAAACAACTGATTCTGGATTCTGGCGCCCGGGAAGTCCATAAGGTCCTGGCCGACCAGACCCAGATCCGCCGGCAGGCTTTGAAGCGTTTCCGTCCCTTCGGCTACCCCACTATTACCTTTGTTACCAACGAAGACCCCGTCCAGGCCGTAGCCGATGCTGCAGTGTACATTTGTAAGTATGCGGGAATTGTGGTGCTTCAAACGGCCGATCCGGCAGATATTTTGCCGCTGATCACCCTGCGCCTGAACATTTACACCGACCCGCAAAAACCGATCGCCGTGGAATCCAAGATTTATGAGATTGGCAATCCCGGTCCCGATTCCCCGGTCTATATTACCACCAATTTCTCCCTTACCTATTTCTGTGTGGCTGGAGACGTGGAAGCCAGCCGCGTACCGGGTTACATTCTCCCCGTTGATACCGATGGCATTTCCGTCCTGACTGGGTGGGCAGCCGGAAAATTCACCCCCGAGAAGATTGCCGAGATGCTCAAAAACTCCGGCATTGCCGAAAAGGTATCCCACCGCAAGGTAATCATCCCTGGAGGCGTGGCCGTGCTGAGCGGCAAGCTCCAGGAACTCTCCGGTTGGGAAGTACTGGTGGGACCGCGGGAATCTTCCGGCATTCCTTCCTTCCTGAAGCAACGCTGGAATGTTTAA